From the genome of Suricata suricatta isolate VVHF042 chromosome 3, meerkat_22Aug2017_6uvM2_HiC, whole genome shotgun sequence, one region includes:
- the CRABP2 gene encoding cellular retinoic acid-binding protein 2, which translates to MPNFSGNWKIIRSENFEDLLKVLGVNVMLRKIAVAAASKPAVEIKQEGDTFYIKTSTTVRTTEINFKIGEEFEEQTVDGRPCKSLVKWESENKMVCEQRLLKGEGPKTSWTRELTNDGELVLTMTADDIVCTRVYVRE; encoded by the exons ATGCCCAACTTCTCCGGCAACTGGAAGATCATCCGATCGGAAAACTTCGAGGATTTGCTCAAAGTACTGG GGGTGAATGTGATGCTGAGGAAGATCGCAGTGGCCGCCGCGTCCAAGCCGGCAGTGGAGATCAAGCAAGAGGGAGACACTTTCTACATCAAAACCTCCACCACAGTGCGTACCACGGAGATCAACTTCAAGATTGGGGAGGAGTTCGAGGAGCAGACTGTGGACGGGAGGCCCTGCAAG AGCCTCGTGAAATGGGAGAGTGAGAACAAAATGGTGTGCGAGCAGAGGCTTTTGAAGGGAGAGGGCCCCAAGACCTCGTGGACCAGGGAGCTGACCAATGACGGGGAGCTGGTCCTG ACCATGACGGCGGATGATATCGTGTGCACCAGGGTCTACGTCCGAGAGTGA
- the NES gene encoding nestin, which translates to MEGCLGEESFQMWELNRRLEAYLARVKALEEQNELLGAELGGLRAQTGDASWRARADDELAALRALVDQRWREKHAAEVARDNLAEEAEGRLRAERGGLRERRAALEQRLEGRWQERLRATEQFQLAVEALEQEKEGLQSQIAQVLEGRQQLAHLKMSLSLEVATYRTLLEAENSRLQPPGGGAKAPLSFQDSKLELHFSGTPEGQHLGPLLSALSPTPLSSPLPDTLETPVPGFLKTQEFLQARTPTLASTPIPPTLLAPCAVTDAEIKAQDAPLSLLQPQIGRQRAPEARWAEAKVAVPTSILPGPEEPGGQQQEASTGQFPEDRISLAPPLSPDHPSLEAKGGEPVGSGMSSRFQEEGEGQIWGLAEKETDIEVKMVNGLQQETWQEDVGLNMREIQDSQSPLENETLKSLEEEIPEPLMSLEKQTHETLRSLQKENPEYLRSLEESLDTSKGLEKEKQELLKSLEEEDAYVVRPLEKEALEILEPIGLEHSQTLQSLERENQELMRSHEGNLETFLCPENDSQKSVRSQEENFESIRDLEKENQETLRSLEDGNRENSRLLERENQEFLNSPEDEKHKTLGTLENENQEPLRSLEEDQDTVKPPEKENQEPVGSLEEDQKTLRPLEKENQEPVKSLEEEHQETLRPLERENQEPVKSLEEEHQETLRPLERENQEPVKSLEEEHQETLRPLERENQEPVGSLEEHQETLRPLEEENQEPVKSLEEEHQETLRPLEKENQELVGSLEEEHQETLRPLEREKQEPLERENQEPVGALEEHQETLRPLERENQEPVKSLEEEQATLRPLEKVKLEPLKSFGKDQEIFRPLEKENQQLLRFLEEGAETMRSLETENLESSQSAREDLGTLQSLETQESLWSLEKMNQEAVEPLEKESQEPPESVEENQETLEPLEKENEESQRSLGEWSLENSRPSEERGQESQRYWAEEETLEQMENQESSGSLKEEGQELPLSAPQQGRDETVGEQAPDQEMPPGGTAGDKEAEAVLAGREWDGFTGRAGGHGEWQLAATGEVWSAGEGHPGSPEPKEQRVPVEAAEGEGGTEGFQDPPGQPEQVGGPGLQATQGVSEGRDLVLDGGEEAPRGGWASSEVPSWLDTGAGSQQGPEQEAAAPAMGEEGLEAERRQGLQGPQKDPEEAAALEPELSTMLRRSTDLLEPLRCGEESEPEAPWGAEGRFPAEIGGGPPQPGPLGPEEAGGGSELVPGPPSPRPTEPRSPAPIPGDVPGPQPLAEGGQEVGWGLQGRAEALGGVEGEPEELGSEGSSEDLQEEGEENREDSEADELGETLPDSTPLGLYLRSPASPEWDLLGEQRPSPQGETRKEGWIPSVPGCGAQPGGEGKGEGEEECGQDSDLSEEFEDLEAEGSLLPGGPGEAAEPGGQEPQLLLKPAAWEGGGESDGFADEEESGEEGEEDKEEEEGREPRAGRWGPGPSVSTLRALSGPQRGTLPGAETMDVSVPWGDGLRGVAGEESQDSTEPSGSEEESDPAPLDKEDSVPGPLETRGGVDDTGLGVGDTLGVYGQAPSLKQELEQVNGGVVNGLEQPEAGGQGKLGDPEGDRGSPLEDEEEGGVLKTPWAGPPLHLGPGQFLKFGQREGDAESWSSGED; encoded by the exons ATGGAGGGCTGCCTGGGGGAGGAATCTTTTCAGATGTGGGAGCTCAACCGGCGCCTGGAGGCCTACTTGGCGCGGGTCAAGGCGCTAGAGGAGCAGAACGAGCTGCTCGGCGCGGAGCTCGGGGGCCTCCGGGCGCAGACAGGGGACGCCTCGTGGCGGGCCCGTGCCGACGACGAGCTGGCGGCCCTGCGGGCCCTCGTCGACCAGCGCTGGCGCGAGAAGCACGCGGCCGAGGTGGCGCGCGACAACCTGGCGGAAGAGGCGGAGGGC CGGCTGCGGGCGGAGCGCGGCGGCCTCCGGGAGCGCCGGGCGGCGCTGGAGCAGCGGCTGGAGGGCCGCTGGCAGGAGCGGCTGCGGGCCACCGAGCAGTTCCAG CTGGCGGTGGAGGCCctggagcaggagaaggagggCCTGCAGAGCCAGATTGCCCAGGTCCTAGAAGGTCGGCAGCAGCTGGCACACCTCAAGATGTCCCTTAGCCTAGAGGTGGCCACATACAG GACCCTCCTAGAGGCTGAGAATTCCCGGCTGCAGCCCCCTGGCGGTGGTGCCAAGGCTCCCCTCAGCTTCCAGG ACTCTAAGCTGGAGCTGCATTTCTCTGGGACCCCAGAGGGCCAGCATCTGGGacctttgctctctgccctgaGCCCTACTCCCCTCTCCTCGCCCTTGCCCGATACCCTGGAGACACCCGTGCCAGGCTTTTTGAAGACCCAAGAGTTCCTCCAGGCCCGTACCCCAACCTTGGCCAGCACCCCCATCCCGCCCACACTTCTGGCTCCCTGTGCTGTTACAGATGCAGAGATCAAAGCCCAGGAcgcccccctctccctgctccagccacagatTGGGAGGCAGCGGGCTCCAGAGGCCAGGTGGGCTGAAGCCAAGGTGGCCGTCCCTACCAGCATCCTGCCTGGACCAGAGGAACCCGGGGGCCAGCAACAGGAGGCCAGTACAGGCCAGTTCCCTGAGGATCGTATTTCCTTGGCCCCACCCCTCAGCCCTGACCACCCCAGTTTAGAGGCCAAGGGCGGAGAACCTGTTGGGTCTGGAATGTCCAGCAGATTCCAGGAGGAAGGTGAAGGGCAAATTTGGGGGctggcagagaaagaaacagatataGAGGTCAAAATGGTGAACGGTTTGCAGCAGGAAACATGGCAAGAAGATGTGGGTCTGAACATGAGGGAAATCCAGGACTCCCAGAGTCCTTTGGAAAATGAAACTCTGAAGTCTCTGGAAGAGGAAATTCCAGAGCCACTGATGTCTCTGGAAAAACAGACCCATGAGACACTGAGATCTCTACAGAAGGAGAATCCAGAATATCTGAGGTCTTTAGAAGAGAGTTTAGACACATCAAAAGGtctagaaaaggagaaacaagagCTATTGAAGTCTCTAGAAGAAGAGGATGCATATGTAGTGAGACCTCTAGAAAAAGAGGCTCTAGAAATACTTGAGCCTATAGGACTTGAGCACTCACAGACATTGCAATCTCTAGAAAGGGAGAATCAAGAACTAATGAGGTCTCATGAAGGTAATCTAGAGACATTTTTATGTCCAGAAAATGATAGTCAAAAATCAGTGAGGTCTCAAGAAGAGAACTTTGAGTCAATAAGAGATCTAGAAAAGGAGAATCAAGAGACTCTGAGGTCTCTAGAAGATGGGAATCGAGAGAACTCAAGACTATTAGAAAGAGAGAACCAAGAGTTTCTGAACTCTCCAGAAGATGAGAAGCACAAGACCTTGGGAACTCTAGAAAATGAGAACCAGGAACCTCTGAGGTCTCTAGAAGAAGACCAGGACACAGTGAAgcctccagagaaagagaaccaagaGCCAGTGGGGTCTCTAGAAGAAGACCAGAAGACACTGAGACCTCTAGAAAAAGAGAACCAAGAGCCTGTGAAGTCTCTAGAAGAAGAACACCAGGAGACATTGAGACCTCTAGAAAGAGAGAACCAGGAGCCAGTGAAGTCTCTAGAAGAAGAACACCAGGAGACATTGAGACCTCTAGAAAGAGAGAACCAGGAGCCAGTGAAGTCTCTAGAAGAAGAACACCAGGAGACATTGAGACCTCTAGAAAGAGAGAACCAGGAGCCGGTGGGGTCTCTAGAAGAACACCAGGAGACATTGAGACCTCTAGAAGAAGAGAACCAGGAGCCAGTGAAGTCTCTAGAAGAAGAACACCAGGAGACATTGAGACCTCTAGAAAAAGAGAACCAGGAGCTGGTGGGGTCTCTAGAAGAAGAACACCAGGAGACATTGAGACCTctagaaagggagaaacagga ACCTCTAGAAAGAGAGAACCAGGAGCCAGTGGGGGCTCTAGAAGAACACCAGGAGACACTGAGACCTCTAGAAAGAGAGAACCAGGAGCCAGTGAAGTCTCTAGAAGAAGAACAGGCAACCCTGAGGCCTCTAGAAAAAGTGAAACTAGAGCCACTAAAGTCTTTTGGAAAAGACCAGGAGATATTTAGACCTCTTGAAAAAGAGAATCAACAATTATTAAGATTCCTAGAAGAGGGTGCAGAGACAATGAGATCTTTGGAAACAGAGAATTTAGAGTCATCACAGTCTGCAAGAGAAGACTTAGGAACATTGCAGTCTCTAGAAACTCAAGAGTCATTGTGGTCTCTAGAAAAAATGAATCAGGAGGCAGTGGAACCTCTAGAAAAGGAAAGTCAAGAACCACCGGAGTCTGTGGAAGAGAACCAGGAAACATTGGAACCCCTagaaaaggagaatgaggagTCACAGAGATCTCTGGGAGAGTGGAGCCTAGAAAATTCGAGACCTTCAGAAGAGAGAGGTCAGGAAAGTCAAAGGtactgggcagaggaagagacccTGGAGCAGATGGAGAATCAGGAGTCCTCAGGGTCTTTGAAAGAGGAAGGGCAGGAGTTGCCACTGTCTGCCCCCCAGCAGGGCAGGGACGAGACTGTGGGGGAGCAAGCACCGGATCAGGAAATGCCCCCTGGTGGCACTGCAGGGGACAAGGAGGCTGAGGCAGTGCTGGCCGGGAGGGAGTGGGATGGCTtcacaggcagggctggggggcatgGGGAGTGGCAGCTGGCGGCCACAGGGGAGGTCTGGAGCGCAGGTGAGGGGCACCCAGGGAGCCCTGAGCCCAAAGAGCAGAGGGTCCCAGTTGAGGCAGccgagggggagggaggcactgAGGGCTTCCAGGACCCTCCAGGGCAGCCGGAGCAAGTGGGGGGCCCGGGCCTCCAAGCAACACAGGGAGTGTCAGAGGGGAGAGACCTGGTGTTGGACGGTGGAGAGGAGGCCCCGAGGGGCGGCTGGGCCTCCTCAGAGGTCCCCTCGTGGTTAGACACGGGCGCGGGAAGCCAGCAGGGGCCAGAGCAGGAGGCGGCAGCGCCAGCCATGGGCGAGGAAGgtttggaggcagagaggaggcagggcttGCAAGGGCCCCAGAAGGACCCAGAGGAGGCAGCTGCTCTGGAACCAGAACTTTCCACCATGCTGAGGAGGAGCACAGACCTCCTGGAGCCGCTCAGGTGCGGGGAGGAGTCAGAGCCTGAGGCCccctggggagcagaggggcGGTTCCCTGCCGAGATTGGGGGTGGTCCCCCTCAGCCCGGGCCCCTGGGGCCAGAGGAAGCTGGGGGAGGTTCGGAACTAGTGCcagggccccccagccccaggcccacgGAGCCCCGGTCGCCAGCGCCAATCCCTGGAGAtgtccctgggccccagcccctggctgaGGGGGGCCAGGAGGTTGGCTGGGGGCTGCAGGGCAGAGCGGAGGCtctgggaggggtggagggggagccCGAAGAGCTGGGTTCTGAGGGGAGCTCGGAGGATctccaggaggagggggaggagaaccGAGAAGACAGCGAGGCTGATGAGCTCGGGGAGACCCTTCCTGACTCTACCCCCCTGGGCCTCTATCTCCGGTCCCCCGCCTCCCCAGAGTGGGACCTGCTTGGAGAGCAGAGGCCCTCCCCTCAAGGGGAGACCAGAAAGGAAGGCTGGATTCCTTCGGTCCCGGGCTGTGGGGCCcagcctgggggggaggggaagggggagggggaggaggaatgtGGTCAGGACTCTGACTTGTCAGAGGAATTCGAGGATCTGGAGGCTGAGGGCTCTCTCCTTCCCGGGGGCCCCGGAGAGGCCGCGGAGCCTGGGGGCCAGGAGCCCCAGCTGCTGCTGAAGCCTGCAGCctgggaagggggcggggagTCCGATGGGTTTGCAGACGaggaagagagtggggaggagggagaggaagacaaagaggaagaagagggcagGGAGCCAAGGGCCGGCCGGTGGGGCCCGGGGCCCTCTGTCAGCACCCTCCGGGCTCTGAGTGGCCCTCAGAGGGGGACCCTCCCGGGGGCTGAGACCATGGATGTCAGTGTCCCCTGGGGTGATGGCCTGAGGGGCGTCGCAGGTGAGGAGTCCCAGGACAGCACGGAGCCCTCGGGCTCAGAGGAAGAGTCTGACCCCGCCCCCTTGGACAAGGAGGACTCAGTCCCTGGCCCTCTGGAAACTCGCGGGGGGGTGGATGACACCGGCCTGGGGGTAGGGGACACCCTTGGTGTCTATGGCCAGGCCCCCAGCTTGAAGCAGGAATTAGAGCAGGTGAATGGGGGGGTGGTAAACGGGCTGGAGCAGCcggaggcaggagggcaggggaaaCTGGGGGACCCCGAGGGGGACCGAGGGAGCCCCttggaggacgaggaggaggggGGTGTCCTGAAGACCCCTTGGGCGGGACCCCCTCTCCACCTGGGCCCAGGCCAGTTCCTGAAGTTCGGTCAgcgggagggagatgcagagtcCTGGTCCTCAGGGGAGGACTAG